One window from the genome of Elaeis guineensis isolate ETL-2024a chromosome 5, EG11, whole genome shotgun sequence encodes:
- the LOC105045841 gene encoding iron-sulfur cluster assembly SufBD family protein ycf24 — protein sequence MAASSSSLLLPPAITAPQIRNPNNGKNRTNYSLLDPGLGLGFLPNRTVIHPKKSSLRVRAVQTDRQPSRPPGGGGRVDDDPIQRFLKRDYKWGFVSDIESFSIPKGLSEDTIRSISALKDEPEWMLRFRLDALRRFLSLCEPRWSDNRYKPIDFQSICYYSEPKRKPKLHSLDEVDPELLATFDRLGIPLNEQKRLTNVAVDAVLDSTSIATTHREALAEKGVIFCSISEAIREYPDLVRRYLGRVVPPGDNFYAALNSAVFSDGSFCYIPKDTVSPMEISTYFRINDRDTGQFERTLIIADERSYVSYLEGCTAPSYDRNQLHAAVVELYCAEGAEIKYSTVQNWYAGDEEGNGGIYNFVTKRGLCDGNRSKISWTQVETGSAITWKYPSVVLKGDDTVGEFYSVALTKDYQQADTGTKMIHVGKNSRSRIISKGISAGKSRNCYRGLVQVQPQAENARNFSQCDSMLIGDTAGANTYPYIQVKNPTARVEHEASTSKIGEDQLFYFQQRGIDHEKAVAAMIGGFCRDVFDKLPLEFASEVNALMNLKLEGSVG from the exons ATGGCCgcctcttcttcttcccttctccTCCCGCCGGCGATCACCGCCCCCCAAATCCGAAACCCTAATAATGGGAAAAACAGAACGAATTACTCGCTTCTCGATCCGGGGCTAGGATTAGGGTTCCTCCCCAACCGAACGGTAATTCACCCCAAGAAGTCCTCCCTCCGGGTCCGAGCTGTCCAGACCGACCGCCAGCCCAGCCGCCCCCCCGGCGGCGGCGGCCGCGTGGACGACGACCCGATCCAGCGGTTCCTGAAGCGGGACTACAAGTGGGGCTTCGTCTCCGACATCGAGTCCTTCTCCATCCCCAAGGGCCTCTCTGAGGATACCATCCGCTCCATCTCCGCCCTCAAGGACGAGCCCGAGTGGATGCTCCGCTTCCGCCTCGACGCCCTCCGCCGCTTCCTCTCCCTCTGTGAGCCCCGCTGGTCCGACAACCGCTACAAACCCATCGACTTCCAGTCCATATGCTACTACTCGGAGCCCAAGCGCAAGCCCAAGCTCCACTCCCTCGACGaggtcgatcccgagctcctcgCCACCTTCGACCGCCTCGGTATCCCCCTCAACGAGCAGAAACGTCTCACCAACGTCGCCGTCGACGCCGTCCTGGACTCGACCTCCATCGCCACCACCCACCGCGAGGCCCTCGCGGAGAAAGGCGTCATCTTTTGCTCAATCTCCGAGGCCATCCGCGAGTACcccgacctcgtccgccgctaccTCGGGCGGGTCGTCCCCCCGGGGGACAACTTCTATGCCGCCCTCAATTCGGCCGTCTTCAGCGACGGCTCCTTCTGCTACATCCCCAAGGACACCGTATCCCCCATGGAGATCTCCACCTACTTCCGGATCAATGACCGGGACACGGGCCAGTTCGAGAGGACGCTTATAATTGCCGACGAGCGGAGCTATGTCAGCTACCTGGAGGGCTGCACGGCTCCGTCCTATGACAGGAACCAGCTCCACGCCGCGGTGGTGGAGCTGTACTGCGCCGAGGGGGCCGAGATTAAGTACTCCACGGTGCAGAACTGGTATGCAGGGGATGAGGAAGGGAATGGTGGCATCTACAATTTCGTGACGAAGAGGGGCCTCTGCGACGGCAATAGATCAAAGATTTCGTGGACCCAGGTGGAAACGGGGTCTGCGATAACATGGAAGTACCCCAGTGTGGTTCTGAAAGGGGATGATACGGTGGGTGAGTTCTACTCAGTGGCGCTGACAAAGGATTATCAGCAGGCCGACACTGGAACGAAGATGATTCATGTGGGGAAGAATTCGAGGAGTAGGATCATTTCCAAGGGTATCTCAGCAGGCAAGTCAAGGAATTGCTACCGTGGTCTTGTTCAGGTCCAGCCCCAGGCAGAAAATGCTCGGAATTTCTCGCAGTGTGATTCTATGCTTATTGGTGACACAGCCGGTGCTAACACATATCCTTATATACAG GTAAAGAACCCTACTGCCCGTGTAGAGCATGAGGCAAGCACTTCCAAGATTGGTGAAGATCAGCTGTTCTATTTTCAGCAGAGGGGAATTGATCATGAAAAGGCTGTTGCAGCCATGATTGGTGGGTTCTGCAGGGATGTTTTTGATAAGCTTCCTCTAGAGTTTGCATCAGAGGTGAATGCACTCATGAATCTAAAGCTGGAGGGTTCTGTTGGATAA